The Micromonospora sp. NBC_00421 genome contains a region encoding:
- a CDS encoding helix-turn-helix domain-containing protein, with translation MTPNPAKTRRKSPPPLVSPTVQAWELGMRLRERREEVGMTAVAAGRASGITQAYISGVEAGRVKLPADRLAQLVTVYELDPADAAELEGLRVAAAQRAWWHQYSQLFPAEFLRFLGYEAGADHIRTYDNELLHGLLQTEEYARAVIRGGNTYVRLTEMDRRVAARMARQRRLDGDYPIRVTTVIAEGVLRQQVGGPEVMRAQLDHLGRLLTERPEQIEIRVMPFTAGAHPALGGPFQILSFPSPRLPDLVWQEVLTSSDIIDQSSRVADYVVTFAEARERALSSTESLELIRRIAKEMT, from the coding sequence ATGACACCGAACCCCGCAAAGACGCGCCGCAAGTCGCCACCGCCGCTCGTGTCGCCCACCGTGCAGGCGTGGGAGCTGGGCATGCGGCTGCGGGAGCGCCGGGAAGAGGTGGGGATGACAGCCGTCGCGGCGGGCCGCGCGAGCGGCATCACGCAGGCGTACATCTCGGGGGTGGAGGCGGGGCGGGTCAAGCTGCCCGCCGACCGACTGGCCCAGCTGGTCACGGTCTACGAACTCGATCCTGCCGACGCGGCCGAGCTGGAGGGGCTGCGGGTCGCTGCCGCGCAGCGGGCCTGGTGGCACCAGTATTCGCAGCTCTTCCCGGCCGAGTTCCTGCGCTTCCTCGGCTACGAGGCAGGTGCCGACCACATCCGCACCTACGATAACGAGCTGCTCCATGGGCTGTTGCAGACCGAGGAATACGCCCGCGCCGTCATCCGGGGCGGCAACACCTACGTGCGACTGACCGAGATGGACCGGCGCGTTGCCGCGCGGATGGCGCGGCAACGGCGATTGGACGGTGACTACCCTATCCGCGTGACCACCGTGATCGCCGAGGGCGTGCTGCGGCAGCAGGTGGGCGGGCCGGAGGTGATGCGCGCCCAGCTCGACCACCTCGGCCGGTTGCTGACCGAGCGCCCGGAGCAGATCGAGATCCGGGTGATGCCGTTCACCGCCGGAGCGCATCCCGCGCTCGGTGGCCCGTTCCAGATCCTGTCGTTCCCGTCGCCCCGACTGCCCGACCTGGTGTGGCAGGAGGTGCTGACCTCCAGCGACATCATCGACCAGTCCAGCCGGGTCGCGGACTACGTCGTCACCTTCGCCGAGGCGCGGGAACGGGCGTTAAGCTCGACGGAGTCGCTGGAGCTGATCCGGCGGATCGCCAAGGAGATGACGTGA
- the mdlC gene encoding benzoylformate decarboxylase — MATVRETTYDLLRALGLTTIFGNPGSTEEPFLQDFPADFHYVHALHEASAVAMADGYAQATGRPAHVNLHTAPGTGNGMGNIVTAWHNRTPLIVSAGQQSREMLLLEPRLASRRPTELPQPYVKWSHEPARAQDVPAAFMRAYATAAQPPTGPVYLSLPLDDWQQPADPPPQVRTVATRFAPDPRRLREFAAVLAAGRNPVLVLGAAVDRAAAWPVAVAVAERLAAPVWSAPAPERAAFPEHHPHYRGVLPYAIAPLAEKLTGHDVVLVVGAPVFRYYPHVPGDHLPPGARLLHVTDDPDEAARAPVGDSLLGDAGLTLAALLDLLPAADRPPPAPRPTPPPPEPGDPPGADALFAALAACWPTDGVLVQESPSNLAALRRRLPVTRPASYFTMASGGLGYGLPAAVGIALAERDTGRGRPVVAVIGDGSFHYSVQALWTAARLRLPVVVLVPVNQQYAILKAFAELKSTPGVPGLDLPGLDLTAIARGYGCATRVVDTPADLDDALTEALRANRPTVLAAPISPTIPNLL; from the coding sequence ATGGCGACCGTCCGGGAGACCACCTACGACCTGCTCCGCGCCCTCGGCCTGACGACGATCTTCGGCAACCCCGGTTCGACCGAGGAGCCGTTCCTGCAGGACTTCCCGGCCGACTTCCACTACGTGCACGCCCTGCACGAGGCGTCGGCGGTGGCGATGGCCGACGGGTACGCCCAGGCCACCGGCCGACCGGCGCACGTCAACCTGCACACCGCCCCGGGCACCGGCAACGGCATGGGCAACATCGTCACCGCCTGGCACAACCGGACCCCGCTGATCGTCTCCGCCGGGCAGCAGAGCCGGGAGATGCTGCTGCTGGAGCCCCGGCTGGCCAGCCGGCGACCGACCGAGCTGCCCCAGCCGTACGTGAAGTGGAGCCACGAGCCGGCGCGGGCGCAGGACGTGCCGGCGGCCTTCATGCGGGCGTACGCCACGGCGGCGCAACCGCCGACCGGACCGGTCTATCTCTCCCTGCCGCTCGACGACTGGCAGCAGCCGGCGGACCCGCCGCCACAGGTGCGGACGGTGGCCACCCGGTTCGCCCCCGACCCGCGTCGGCTGCGGGAGTTCGCCGCGGTGCTGGCGGCCGGCCGCAACCCGGTGCTGGTGCTCGGCGCGGCCGTGGACCGGGCCGCCGCCTGGCCGGTCGCGGTGGCGGTGGCGGAGCGGCTCGCCGCGCCGGTCTGGTCCGCGCCGGCACCGGAGCGGGCCGCCTTCCCGGAGCACCACCCGCATTACCGGGGGGTGCTGCCGTACGCGATCGCCCCCCTGGCCGAGAAGCTCACCGGGCACGACGTGGTGCTGGTGGTCGGTGCGCCGGTGTTCCGCTACTACCCGCACGTGCCCGGCGACCACCTGCCGCCCGGGGCCCGGCTGCTGCACGTCACCGACGACCCGGACGAGGCGGCCCGCGCCCCGGTGGGCGACAGCCTGCTCGGTGACGCCGGGCTGACCCTGGCCGCGCTGCTGGACCTGCTGCCGGCGGCCGACCGGCCCCCGCCCGCGCCCCGCCCGACACCGCCGCCCCCGGAGCCCGGTGACCCGCCCGGCGCGGACGCGCTCTTCGCCGCGTTGGCCGCCTGCTGGCCCACCGACGGGGTGCTGGTGCAGGAGTCACCGTCCAACCTGGCGGCGCTGCGTCGCCGGCTCCCGGTGACCCGCCCGGCGTCGTACTTCACCATGGCCAGCGGCGGGCTCGGCTACGGGCTGCCGGCCGCCGTCGGCATCGCCCTCGCCGAACGGGACACCGGGCGGGGCCGGCCGGTCGTCGCGGTGATCGGGGACGGCTCCTTCCACTACTCGGTGCAGGCACTGTGGACCGCCGCCCGGCTGCGGTTGCCGGTGGTCGTGCTGGTCCCGGTGAACCAGCAGTACGCCATCCTCAAGGCGTTCGCCGAGCTGAAGTCCACACCCGGCGTGCCCGGACTGGACCTGCCGGGCCTCGACCTCACCGCCATCGCCCGGGGCTACGGCTGCGCCACCCGCGTCGTCGACACCCCGGCCGACCTGGACGACGCCCTGACCGAGGCACTACGCGCGAACCGACCGACCGTACTGGCCGCCCCCATCAGCCCCACCATCCCCAACCTCCTCTAA
- a CDS encoding YqgE/AlgH family protein: protein MQGEGPAISGRAVESMTGRLLVATPALKDPNFDRTVVLLVAHEANGALGVVLNRATEVAVADVLGEWSDLARHPAVLFEGGPVQPESAICLARMRHPMRRLKGFQPISGAVGTVDLSVDPERMRDSIGGIRVFAGYSGWGAGQLEQEIEDGSWFVLDALPGDAFVDRPDDLWPMVLRRQGGMMAAVAHFPPDVALN, encoded by the coding sequence ATGCAGGGGGAGGGACCGGCGATCAGCGGTCGTGCCGTGGAGTCGATGACCGGGCGACTGCTGGTCGCGACACCGGCCCTCAAAGACCCGAACTTCGATCGTACGGTGGTGCTGCTTGTCGCCCACGAGGCCAACGGGGCGCTCGGGGTGGTGCTCAACCGGGCCACCGAGGTCGCCGTCGCGGACGTCCTCGGTGAGTGGAGCGACCTCGCCCGGCACCCGGCGGTGCTCTTCGAAGGCGGCCCGGTGCAGCCGGAGTCGGCGATCTGCCTGGCCCGGATGCGCCACCCGATGCGGCGGCTGAAGGGCTTCCAGCCGATCTCCGGCGCGGTCGGCACCGTCGACCTGTCGGTCGACCCGGAGCGGATGCGGGACAGCATCGGCGGCATCCGGGTCTTCGCCGGCTACTCCGGCTGGGGCGCCGGGCAGTTGGAGCAGGAGATCGAGGACGGCTCCTGGTTCGTGCTCGACGCGCTGCCCGGCGACGCCTTCGTCGACCGCCCGGACGACCTCTGGCCGATGGTGCTGCGCCGGCAGGGCGGCATGATGGCGGCGGTCGCGCACTTCCCCCCGGACGTGGCACTGAACTGA
- a CDS encoding Ig-like domain-containing protein, translating into MRVLLSVIVAVTAPVALATPATAASPTAVAPPPAASPDLPDPTARGPFGHRAVQEAKFGLASIQEPNSAGADPTAGTAQAAEQVEIRGQLYTPDWTKRTTPSPVIVLVHGNHGSCDSGQDTAQLTCAQFKHNENGYAYLAENLATWGYTTFSVSQDQLMMRQDSSKGKGMHSRRLLIAATLDAISAANRPGGLPVDPHTTVGTTLAGRLDLTRIGLMGHSRGGDAVSSFIDYNRIRTDGPRYPLRGVISLAPVDYERKAPYGMPYMSILPMCDGDVSNLQGARLFERSQYVNPGDPFPRIQVEHLGSIHNWYNTVWYADGGADGQANNDAACGNSAPFATNNIHPNNLRLSGAASYTDPDLNYSIDNSDPLNPAVNTKFSGDAARMGDQEKLGLATMAAFFRRYVGGEGAFQPYLTGELANTPSGLQVPASACPTSPSGTAIGCNERVNTSYFAAPQERVDVIRPEVNNPLTRNALGGTLTGSGFADPYAQAAGVTPKPATTTGGYDWCNPEPQDFAPAQLGRTGLPTAAKPCPLPAAGALGGQNGTRENSPVNHSYGRQLTLAWEPGSTASLTAAIPAASGDVRHLKALALSAAVNFFDTRNPGADNRGDNTRDTTVNGTPTNPVWPNEKPTSYDPSSTTQRFVIALRDTAGHEGTVDAGDPRWGNALHMSTGTNTPNTHVVLDQIRVPLAEFAAQGVDVGALAKLELRFGVGDLPKSGSIELADVRFQETEAGAQILSDGDKADGAGHGPAALGGPDPATYLAGYDNTPGNVALVDPVANPQGNTTWTVDDDRKQCPTADFTSIQRAVDFASPWDTIVVCAGVYQESSTPVNHASNLVQTGARNGLTITKPLKIKGAGADKVTIKPDPSLGNLAGDQPYLRDGGGNVITVSRQSLGSTDTNEMFLDLSGVTVTSGEVWAEAGIAFFGAAGRVADSVVGPLRVASTDEELAAHPHGWGIVKTGVIRGAGTGTVESEVTVTGSVVSGYQSGGILFDGARGRDGTPDTTVRSGIRQHGYVTDTVVTGEPNSRFPQTGIAYTSGTDGFVNTSRITGNYYAPAPSRSYGILLTDAGTGTAGALAGTRNVLTGNGFAVYNANADNTAVREGAPFALTGSYLGSGQPVPGGPAVPETGVEAVSGVDSTGAATVTVTKRRPTPPPAVPTGVGRVADAAPSAELADPGRGAVFQVGTTVHPLIRGTDDFAIASTSLFVNGTLVGTSTTAPYLFDWTPTAKDAGRQVRFQAMVVDSSGQSTLSKPIVGTVDPATPPPTVRIDKVEANAASGTATLTATVNTAGTLTLTGEKVNAVTRQVAKANTVTMTVMVAPAYRQTLVKTGRLDVAFTVGFANAAGQSPDETVQMTLIRS; encoded by the coding sequence ATGCGCGTACTCCTCTCGGTGATCGTCGCGGTGACGGCCCCGGTGGCACTGGCGACGCCGGCCACCGCGGCGTCACCCACCGCAGTCGCACCACCCCCGGCCGCCTCGCCGGACCTGCCCGACCCGACGGCCCGCGGCCCCTTCGGTCACCGGGCCGTCCAGGAGGCCAAGTTCGGCCTCGCCAGCATCCAGGAGCCGAACTCCGCAGGCGCCGACCCGACGGCCGGCACGGCGCAGGCGGCGGAGCAGGTCGAGATCCGGGGTCAGCTCTACACGCCGGACTGGACCAAGCGCACCACCCCGTCGCCGGTGATCGTGCTGGTGCACGGCAACCACGGCTCGTGCGACTCCGGTCAGGACACCGCCCAGCTCACCTGCGCCCAGTTCAAGCACAACGAGAACGGCTACGCCTACCTGGCGGAAAACCTCGCCACCTGGGGCTACACCACGTTCTCGGTGTCCCAGGACCAGCTGATGATGCGGCAGGACAGCAGCAAGGGCAAGGGCATGCACAGCCGGCGGCTGCTCATCGCCGCCACCCTGGACGCGATAAGCGCGGCGAACCGCCCCGGCGGGCTGCCTGTCGACCCGCACACCACAGTCGGCACCACCCTCGCCGGTCGCCTCGACCTGACCCGCATCGGCCTGATGGGCCACTCGCGCGGTGGTGACGCGGTGTCGAGCTTCATCGACTACAACCGGATCCGCACCGACGGTCCGCGTTATCCGCTGCGCGGGGTCATCTCGCTAGCGCCTGTGGACTACGAGCGCAAGGCCCCGTACGGGATGCCGTACATGTCGATCCTGCCGATGTGCGACGGCGACGTCTCCAACCTCCAGGGCGCGCGGCTCTTCGAACGCAGCCAGTACGTCAACCCGGGCGACCCCTTCCCCCGGATCCAGGTGGAGCACCTGGGCTCGATCCACAACTGGTACAACACCGTCTGGTACGCCGACGGCGGCGCGGACGGCCAGGCCAACAACGACGCCGCCTGCGGCAACTCGGCGCCGTTCGCGACCAACAACATCCACCCCAACAACCTGCGGCTCAGCGGTGCGGCCAGCTACACCGACCCCGACCTGAACTACTCCATCGACAACTCCGACCCGTTGAACCCGGCCGTGAACACCAAGTTCTCCGGCGACGCGGCGCGGATGGGCGACCAGGAGAAGCTCGGGCTGGCGACGATGGCCGCCTTCTTCCGGCGCTACGTCGGCGGCGAGGGCGCGTTCCAGCCCTACCTGACAGGTGAGCTGGCGAACACCCCGAGCGGGCTCCAGGTCCCGGCGTCGGCCTGCCCGACCAGCCCGTCCGGCACCGCCATCGGATGCAACGAGCGGGTCAACACCAGCTACTTCGCCGCCCCGCAGGAGCGGGTGGACGTGATCCGTCCCGAGGTGAACAACCCGCTCACCCGCAACGCCCTCGGCGGCACCCTGACCGGCAGCGGCTTCGCCGACCCGTACGCGCAGGCCGCCGGGGTGACGCCGAAGCCGGCGACCACCACAGGTGGTTACGACTGGTGCAACCCGGAGCCGCAGGACTTCGCCCCGGCGCAGCTCGGCAGGACCGGGCTGCCGACCGCCGCCAAGCCCTGCCCGCTGCCGGCAGCCGGTGCGCTCGGCGGGCAGAACGGCACCCGGGAGAACAGCCCGGTCAACCACTCCTACGGCCGACAGCTCACCCTCGCCTGGGAGCCGGGCTCGACCGCGTCGCTGACCGCCGCGATCCCGGCCGCGTCCGGCGACGTACGGCACCTGAAGGCGCTCGCCCTCAGCGCCGCCGTGAACTTCTTCGACACCCGCAACCCGGGTGCCGACAACCGGGGCGACAACACCCGGGACACCACTGTCAACGGCACCCCGACCAACCCGGTCTGGCCCAACGAGAAGCCCACGTCGTACGACCCGTCGTCGACCACCCAACGGTTCGTGATCGCGCTGCGCGACACCGCCGGCCACGAGGGGACCGTCGACGCCGGGGATCCCCGCTGGGGCAACGCCCTGCACATGTCGACGGGCACCAACACCCCGAACACCCACGTCGTCCTCGACCAGATCCGGGTCCCGCTCGCCGAGTTCGCGGCGCAGGGCGTGGACGTGGGCGCCCTGGCGAAGCTGGAACTCCGCTTCGGCGTGGGCGACCTGCCGAAGTCCGGCTCGATCGAGCTGGCCGACGTACGTTTCCAGGAGACCGAGGCGGGGGCGCAGATCCTGTCCGACGGCGACAAGGCCGACGGCGCAGGTCACGGCCCGGCCGCCCTCGGCGGCCCCGACCCGGCGACCTACCTCGCCGGCTACGACAACACCCCGGGCAACGTCGCGCTCGTCGACCCGGTGGCCAACCCGCAGGGCAACACCACCTGGACTGTCGACGACGACCGGAAGCAGTGCCCGACGGCGGACTTCACCTCGATCCAGCGGGCAGTCGACTTCGCGTCGCCGTGGGACACCATCGTGGTCTGCGCGGGGGTCTACCAGGAGTCGTCGACGCCGGTGAACCACGCGTCCAACCTGGTGCAGACCGGCGCCCGTAACGGCCTGACCATCACCAAGCCGCTGAAGATCAAGGGGGCCGGCGCGGACAAGGTGACCATCAAGCCGGACCCGTCGTTGGGGAACCTGGCGGGCGACCAGCCGTACCTGCGCGACGGCGGCGGCAACGTGATCACCGTTTCCCGCCAGTCGCTCGGCTCGACCGACACCAACGAGATGTTCCTCGACCTGTCGGGGGTGACGGTCACCTCCGGTGAGGTCTGGGCCGAGGCGGGCATCGCGTTCTTCGGCGCGGCCGGCCGGGTCGCGGACAGCGTCGTCGGCCCGCTGCGGGTGGCGAGCACCGACGAGGAACTGGCCGCGCACCCGCACGGCTGGGGCATCGTGAAGACCGGCGTCATCCGGGGAGCGGGCACCGGCACGGTGGAGAGCGAGGTGACGGTCACCGGCAGCGTGGTCAGCGGCTACCAGTCCGGGGGCATCCTCTTCGACGGCGCGCGGGGCCGCGACGGCACCCCCGACACCACCGTCCGCAGCGGCATCAGGCAGCACGGGTACGTGACCGACACCGTCGTCACCGGCGAGCCGAACAGCCGGTTCCCGCAGACCGGCATCGCGTACACCAGCGGGACGGACGGCTTCGTGAACACCAGCCGGATCACCGGGAACTACTATGCGCCCGCGCCGTCGCGGTCGTACGGCATCCTGCTGACCGACGCCGGCACCGGGACGGCCGGGGCGCTCGCCGGCACCCGCAACGTGCTCACCGGCAACGGGTTCGCCGTCTACAACGCCAACGCCGACAACACCGCCGTCCGCGAGGGTGCACCGTTCGCGCTGACCGGCAGCTACCTCGGCAGCGGGCAACCGGTGCCGGGCGGCCCGGCGGTCCCGGAGACCGGCGTCGAGGCGGTCTCCGGCGTGGACAGCACCGGTGCGGCCACCGTCACCGTCACCAAGCGCCGCCCGACGCCGCCACCGGCGGTGCCCACCGGAGTGGGTCGGGTCGCCGACGCCGCGCCCTCGGCCGAACTGGCCGACCCGGGACGCGGCGCGGTGTTCCAGGTCGGGACGACGGTGCACCCGCTGATCCGGGGCACCGACGACTTCGCCATCGCCTCGACGAGCCTGTTCGTCAACGGCACCCTGGTCGGCACCAGCACCACCGCCCCCTACCTGTTCGACTGGACGCCGACGGCGAAGGACGCCGGCCGGCAGGTCAGGTTCCAGGCGATGGTGGTCGACTCGTCCGGGCAGTCGACGCTGTCCAAGCCGATCGTCGGCACCGTGGATCCGGCGACGCCGCCGCCGACGGTACGGATCGACAAGGTGGAGGCCAACGCCGCGTCGGGGACGGCGACGCTCACCGCGACTGTCAACACGGCCGGCACCCTCACCCTCACCGGTGAGAAGGTGAATGCGGTCACCCGGCAGGTGGCGAAGGCGAACACCGTGACGATGACCGTGATGGTGGCACCCGCGTACCGCCAGACCCTTGTCAAGACCGGTCGACTCGACGTGGCGTTCACTGTCGGGTTCGCCAACGCGGCCGGGCAGAGCCCGGACGAGACGGTGCAGATGACCCTGATCAGGTCGTGA
- a CDS encoding DUF397 domain-containing protein, protein MTILPTPDRGWFKSSRSSNNAACVEVRFVGGAVDVRDTKDRSGPVLAFDGRSWASFLTSLKADPTS, encoded by the coding sequence ATGACCATTCTCCCCACCCCCGATCGTGGCTGGTTCAAGTCCTCTCGCAGCTCAAACAACGCGGCCTGCGTCGAGGTGCGGTTCGTCGGTGGAGCGGTGGACGTCCGCGACACGAAGGACCGCAGCGGCCCGGTGCTCGCCTTCGACGGCCGCTCCTGGGCCAGCTTCCTGACCAGCCTCAAGGCCGACCCGACGAGCTAG
- a CDS encoding S-methyl-5'-thioadenosine phosphorylase — protein MGPTADIAVIGGSGLYALLDDATEHRVETPYGDPSDVITVAPVGGRRVAFLPRHGRDHRHPPHLIPYRANLWALRTLGVRQVLAPCAVGGLRPELGPGTFVVPDQLVDRTSGRVQTYYDQGAVHVAFGDPYCPVGRRTLLDAATGRDVPAVDGGTVVVVEGPRFSTRAESRWYASMGGAVVNMTGHPEAVLARELALCYTSIALVTDLDAGVEAGDSVTQDEVFRVFGENTDRLRGVLLDAVGALPADRDCSCGHALDGIRTPFPLP, from the coding sequence ATGGGTCCGACGGCGGACATCGCGGTGATCGGCGGTTCGGGGTTGTACGCGCTCCTCGACGACGCGACGGAACACCGGGTGGAGACACCGTACGGCGACCCTTCGGACGTGATCACCGTCGCACCGGTGGGCGGCCGGCGGGTGGCCTTCCTGCCCCGGCACGGGCGTGACCACCGCCACCCCCCGCACCTGATCCCGTACCGGGCGAACCTGTGGGCGCTGCGCACGCTGGGGGTACGCCAGGTGCTCGCCCCGTGTGCCGTCGGCGGGCTCCGCCCCGAGCTGGGCCCCGGCACCTTCGTGGTGCCCGACCAGCTGGTCGACCGGACCAGTGGCCGGGTGCAGACCTACTACGACCAGGGCGCGGTGCACGTGGCGTTCGGTGACCCGTACTGCCCGGTGGGGCGGCGTACCCTGCTCGACGCGGCGACCGGGCGGGACGTGCCGGCGGTGGACGGCGGCACGGTGGTGGTTGTCGAGGGCCCCCGCTTCTCCACCCGCGCGGAATCCCGCTGGTACGCCTCGATGGGCGGCGCGGTGGTCAACATGACAGGCCACCCGGAGGCGGTGCTCGCCCGCGAACTGGCCCTCTGCTACACCTCCATCGCCCTGGTCACCGACCTGGACGCCGGTGTGGAGGCCGGCGACTCGGTCACCCAGGACGAGGTCTTCCGGGTCTTCGGCGAGAACACCGACCGGCTGCGGGGCGTACTGCTGGACGCGGTGGGCGCCCTGCCCGCCGACCGCGACTGCTCCTGCGGGCACGCGCTGGACGGCATCAGGACCCCGTTCCCGCTCCCCTGA